The Brasilonema sennae CENA114 genome includes a region encoding these proteins:
- a CDS encoding DUF4351 domain-containing protein — MTYDNTCKYLAENYPADFARWLLASDTSDIEVLKTELNLEPIRADSLTFLQISNQILHLEFQTSPKSTPPLDFRMLDYYTRLKRQYWWDIEQVLIFLQATSSEIVFNTQYVDKKTRHEYRVIRLWEEDPTPLLANPALLPLATLARTDSPQDLLEQVAAAVDMIESREERQNISACVQVLAGLRFPKNLMRQLFREEIMQESVIYQDILQKGKEQGKKQEALELILRLLTRRFGVIESEVQQQIRSLSITQLEELAEALLDFSNPSDLVNYLGNIS; from the coding sequence TTGACTTACGACAACACCTGTAAATACCTTGCGGAAAACTACCCAGCCGATTTTGCCAGATGGTTACTCGCGTCCGACACCTCAGATATCGAGGTACTAAAAACCGAACTCAACCTAGAACCAATTCGCGCAGACTCACTTACCTTCCTGCAAATTTCCAACCAAATCCTGCATTTAGAGTTTCAAACTTCACCAAAATCCACGCCTCCACTCGACTTCCGGATGCTGGATTACTACACAAGATTGAAACGACAATACTGGTGGGATATTGAGCAAGTGTTGATTTTCTTACAAGCCACTTCCTCAGAAATCGTTTTTAACACTCAGTATGTAGACAAGAAAACCAGACACGAGTATCGAGTGATTCGTTTATGGGAAGAAGATCCAACACCACTGCTAGCTAACCCCGCACTTCTACCACTGGCGACATTGGCGAGAACCGACTCACCCCAAGACTTATTAGAACAAGTCGCCGCTGCTGTCGATATGATTGAGTCAAGGGAAGAACGACAGAATATATCAGCTTGCGTACAGGTTTTAGCTGGTTTGAGGTTTCCAAAAAATTTGATGAGACAGCTATTTAGAGAGGAAATTATGCAAGAATCTGTGATTTACCAAGACATTTTGCAAAAGGGAAAAGAACAAGGAAAGAAACAGGAGGCGCTAGAACTGATTTTACGTCTTTTGACACGTCGGTTTGGTGTAATTGAGTCGGAGGTACAACAGCAGATTCGCAGTTTATCTATTACTCAGTTAGAGGAGTTAGCTGAGGCGCTGTTGGATTTCTCTAATCCCAGCGATTTAGTCAATTACCTGGGGAATATCTCCTAA
- a CDS encoding DUF1822 family protein, protein MRRTNHNLDDFALTLPITQAACRTAQQFANQQPTPEKAEQVRLNTLCVWVVNEYLEMMDIPTQLTECNSWNSIMRLCSDVADLELPGIGRLECRSVRLAQETCYIPPETWEERVAYVVVQIDESLQQAKLLGFVRNVATEELLLSQLQPLEDFIEYLAQLRQTPSRTLVNLSQWLVGIFDAGWQTVESLWNQPEIRPGYAFRNGETLVQNDPNKTQALTRRAKLIDLGIQIANQPVILIVEIRPKTDQQTGVRLQLHPTGNKIYLIPGVQLTVLDQSGTVFLEAQARSADNYLQLQFRGEPTEQFSVKVSLNDASVTQNFII, encoded by the coding sequence ATGAGGCGCACCAACCACAATCTAGACGACTTTGCTTTAACGTTGCCTATTACTCAAGCAGCGTGTAGAACTGCCCAGCAGTTTGCCAATCAGCAACCAACTCCTGAAAAAGCCGAACAAGTCCGACTAAATACGCTTTGTGTATGGGTGGTAAATGAATACTTGGAAATGATGGATATTCCCACTCAGTTAACAGAATGTAACAGTTGGAACTCTATTATGCGTCTATGTAGTGATGTAGCAGACTTAGAGTTGCCGGGAATCGGGCGTTTAGAGTGTCGTTCCGTGCGTTTGGCGCAAGAAACATGTTACATTCCCCCAGAAACTTGGGAAGAACGAGTGGCTTATGTCGTTGTCCAAATAGATGAATCGCTTCAGCAAGCAAAGTTACTAGGGTTTGTTCGTAATGTGGCAACTGAAGAATTACTTTTAAGTCAACTGCAACCCTTAGAAGATTTTATCGAATATCTCGCACAGCTGCGACAAACACCGAGCAGGACATTGGTGAATTTGAGCCAGTGGTTGGTTGGAATCTTCGATGCTGGTTGGCAAACAGTTGAATCTTTGTGGAATCAGCCGGAAATTAGACCAGGTTATGCTTTTCGCAATGGTGAGACGCTTGTGCAAAACGATCCTAACAAAACACAAGCACTTACCAGACGGGCAAAGTTGATTGATTTAGGAATCCAAATTGCCAATCAACCCGTCATATTAATTGTCGAAATTCGACCAAAAACTGATCAACAAACTGGCGTTCGTCTTCAGTTGCATCCTACAGGTAATAAAATTTACCTTATACCAGGAGTACAACTGACGGTGCTAGATCAGTCTGGAACCGTTTTTCTGGAAGCTCAAGCCAGAAGTGCAGATAATTACCTGCAATTACAGTTTAGAGGCGAACCTACAGAGCAATTTAGCGTTAAAGTATCATTGAATGATGCAAGTGTCACACAGAACTTTATCATTTAG
- a CDS encoding CHASE2 domain-containing protein, translating to MGKLVVLKFADGSFEQGFAVTLQIGEEGERPSTEITGKLPAAGEMPLYYSHWQSSYLRLGNSYRLSADKMQVTNVSITQDCDNIAHILRSRFNTWLRTEEFRPIREKWLEKLLPTDEVRVILQTEHTQLQLLPWHLWDLLERYPKAEFALASPTYEKISSQKTFNNKVRILAIVGNSQGIDTEVDRALLQQLTDADVTFLVEPERKELTDFLWGNSWDILFFAGHSSSHGKDGSGRIYLNKTDSLTISELRYALRKTVERGLQLAIFNSCDGLGLARELADLQIPQIIVMREPVPDLVAQEFLKYFLQGFAGGECFYQAVREARERLQGLEDKFPCATWLPVICQNLAQIPPTWLKITGKVEVEVPRPLERSPVCPTLPPRFAVALLSSVVITALVCGLKFLGLLQMSELQAFDQMMRLRSLIFHEESDPRLLVVAIDDADIDAQRQRGEDVNGKSLSDISLNKLLDKLQKYEPRAIGLDIYRDFKAQDPNLIPRLKQTENLIGVCKHSDAAIPVKSITPPPEIPKERLGFSDFIHDPDGVVRRHLLFMGQEAVSGCPADYAFSAQLAFRYLLADKGIQPKFTTQGDLQLGNTVFPGLNSHSGGYQGIDANGGQILLNYRSSQNIAEQVTLTQVLSNQVNPDAIKNRIVLIGVVSKGERSDYWGTPYENQFDQRMSGLLVQAQMVSQLLSAVLDKRPLLQVWSLWGEVIWICSASVVGAVLPWRVRLLPRLTLFVFVCCGVLYVLCFGLLIQGYWVPFVPSALALVGTMSIVLFQNSRLFIVNS from the coding sequence ATGGGCAAGCTAGTGGTTCTGAAATTTGCAGATGGTAGCTTTGAGCAGGGGTTTGCCGTAACGCTACAAATCGGTGAAGAAGGTGAGCGTCCCTCAACTGAAATCACGGGTAAGTTACCTGCAGCAGGAGAAATGCCACTGTACTATAGCCACTGGCAGTCTAGCTATCTCAGATTGGGGAATAGTTATCGTTTGTCTGCTGATAAAATGCAGGTGACAAATGTGTCCATCACCCAAGACTGTGACAATATTGCTCATATTTTGCGATCGCGCTTCAACACGTGGCTACGAACAGAAGAATTTCGTCCCATCCGCGAGAAATGGCTAGAAAAATTATTGCCTACGGATGAAGTACGGGTGATTTTACAAACCGAACATACTCAGTTACAACTTTTACCTTGGCATTTGTGGGATTTACTAGAACGATATCCAAAAGCTGAATTTGCCCTAGCGTCGCCTACATACGAAAAGATATCTTCCCAAAAAACATTTAATAACAAAGTTCGTATTTTAGCCATTGTTGGCAATAGTCAGGGGATTGACACAGAAGTTGACCGTGCTTTGCTGCAACAGCTAACAGATGCAGATGTTACGTTTTTGGTGGAACCTGAACGCAAAGAATTGACTGACTTTCTGTGGGGTAACAGCTGGGATATTCTTTTCTTTGCTGGACACAGTTCGAGTCATGGCAAAGATGGATCTGGGCGAATCTACCTGAATAAAACCGATAGTCTGACCATCAGCGAATTACGCTATGCTCTGAGAAAAACTGTGGAACGTGGACTGCAACTGGCAATCTTCAACTCCTGCGATGGGCTGGGACTGGCGCGAGAACTGGCTGATTTGCAAATTCCGCAGATTATTGTTATGCGCGAACCCGTTCCAGACTTAGTTGCACAGGAATTTTTGAAGTATTTTCTACAAGGGTTTGCTGGGGGTGAGTGCTTTTATCAAGCAGTGCGGGAAGCACGGGAACGGTTGCAAGGTCTTGAGGACAAGTTTCCCTGCGCGACTTGGTTACCAGTCATTTGTCAAAATCTCGCACAAATTCCTCCTACTTGGCTCAAGATTACGGGTAAGGTTGAGGTGGAAGTGCCCAGACCATTAGAGCGATCGCCTGTTTGCCCAACGCTTCCACCCAGATTTGCAGTAGCATTGTTGTCCTCAGTGGTGATCACTGCCCTAGTTTGTGGACTAAAGTTTTTGGGGTTACTGCAAATGAGTGAACTCCAAGCTTTTGACCAGATGATGCGTCTACGTTCCCTCATCTTCCACGAGGAAAGCGATCCACGCCTGCTGGTGGTAGCAATTGATGATGCAGATATTGATGCTCAACGGCAAAGGGGCGAGGATGTAAATGGAAAATCCCTTTCAGATATCTCTCTCAATAAACTTTTGGATAAACTTCAGAAGTACGAACCCCGCGCTATTGGCTTGGATATCTATCGAGATTTTAAAGCGCAAGACCCAAATTTAATTCCTCGTCTCAAACAAACTGAAAATTTGATTGGGGTTTGTAAGCACAGTGATGCTGCAATACCTGTTAAGAGTATTACGCCGCCACCGGAAATCCCAAAAGAACGCCTGGGATTTAGCGACTTTATTCATGATCCTGATGGCGTGGTACGGCGACATCTGTTGTTTATGGGACAGGAGGCTGTCTCTGGGTGTCCTGCTGATTATGCATTCAGTGCACAGCTAGCATTTCGTTATTTGCTTGCCGATAAGGGAATTCAACCAAAGTTTACCACACAAGGAGATTTACAGCTTGGCAATACTGTTTTTCCTGGTTTGAACTCTCACAGTGGCGGATATCAAGGCATTGATGCCAATGGTGGTCAAATTTTGTTGAATTATCGTTCCTCACAGAACATTGCTGAACAAGTAACGCTGACACAAGTTTTATCAAATCAGGTTAATCCAGATGCGATCAAAAACCGAATTGTCCTGATTGGTGTTGTATCTAAAGGAGAGCGTAGTGACTATTGGGGCACACCATATGAAAATCAGTTTGATCAGCGAATGTCAGGATTGCTTGTACAAGCACAAATGGTCAGCCAACTCCTCAGCGCTGTCCTCGATAAACGTCCTTTGTTGCAAGTTTGGTCATTGTGGGGTGAGGTGATCTGGATTTGCAGTGCTTCTGTGGTAGGAGCAGTTCTTCCTTGGCGGGTGCGTTTACTCCCCAGATTGACACTTTTTGTCTTTGTCTGTTGTGGAGTTCTCTACGTTTTGTGCTTTGGTCTACTTATCCAAGGATATTGGGTGCCGTTTGTACCTTCAGCCTTGGCACTTGTCGGAACAATGAGTATCGTTTTATTTCAAAATTCGAGATTATTCATAGTTAACAGTTAA
- a CDS encoding DUF928 domain-containing protein: MKMILQPMKLLLAVVLGYLSLLPSTTSAIAQSASQSKPLTTTSSRKQPLRLVLPPLPPGQPPGGRRYGGASRGQCPVAKPGLTALVPLIEQPTSVMNVWGQTTAERPTFWFYTPYAKGSAYPADFVLLDAESNLVYRQDITLPTEPGVMSVSLPTSVSPLTTDKQYRWFLNVYCDSPLGGSLTEHRQKQQSPIYVEGVIQRVNLKAAIVQQINQAQPRQQVAIYASNGIWYEALTTVAQLRQKNPQDVTLEQEWQDLLSSIGLSDFASKPLISN; encoded by the coding sequence ATGAAAATGATTTTACAACCGATGAAACTGTTGTTGGCAGTTGTGCTGGGGTACCTAAGTTTGCTCCCTAGCACAACATCGGCGATCGCTCAGTCTGCATCACAATCAAAACCCTTAACAACAACCTCTTCTCGTAAGCAGCCTCTGCGCCTTGTGCTACCTCCACTTCCGCCAGGACAACCTCCTGGTGGTCGTCGGTATGGGGGAGCCAGTCGCGGTCAGTGTCCAGTTGCTAAACCTGGACTCACGGCTTTAGTTCCTTTGATTGAGCAACCAACTTCGGTGATGAATGTTTGGGGACAAACCACAGCAGAACGCCCAACTTTCTGGTTCTACACACCTTATGCCAAAGGTTCTGCCTACCCCGCTGATTTTGTGTTGCTTGATGCAGAATCAAATCTAGTCTACCGACAGGATATTACTTTACCAACTGAACCTGGAGTCATGAGCGTTTCTTTACCTACTAGTGTTTCTCCACTGACTACAGACAAACAGTACCGCTGGTTCTTAAATGTGTACTGCGATAGCCCTTTGGGCGGCTCCCTTACGGAGCATCGCCAAAAGCAACAAAGCCCAATTTATGTTGAAGGAGTCATACAACGAGTTAACTTAAAGGCGGCGATCGTCCAACAAATCAACCAGGCACAGCCAAGACAGCAAGTTGCTATCTATGCGAGCAATGGAATATGGTATGAAGCATTAACAACTGTGGCACAATTGCGTCAAAAAAATCCCCAAGATGTGACTCTTGAGCAAGAGTGGCAGGATTTGCTTTCTAGTATCGGCTTAAGTGATTTTGCTAGCAAACCGCTGATTTCCAACTAA
- a CDS encoding SpoIID/LytB domain-containing protein, protein MKFQVFLASLFSNVKGRHWWLGILIWIAMVAPSQASSVILRVAIQRDVNQVKVGSSTTAVIKDSSGRTLGELPAMSPYSVQAVPGGIALDKWRSNLFWVEPTGKGFVYIGDRWYRGRTLVVPSQKGLSVVNWVALDEYLYSVIGGEMDPRWPSEALKAQAIAARTYALYEREKQRNNPLYDLGASPDRWQIYKGVSSESPTTYAAVDATAGEVLTYKNRVILSVFHACSGGHTENSEDVWGSAQPYLRAVPDFDQNIRECNWSRTFSPAEISTAVPEVGNVKQIISGSTSPFGSVKALKIVGDKGEKVLTGEDVRTVLKLKSTRFTVSNANGSFTLTGLGYGHALGMSQWGAYNLASRGYNHLQILNYYYKGVALAPIRVK, encoded by the coding sequence ATGAAATTCCAAGTGTTCCTAGCCTCTTTATTTTCCAACGTCAAAGGACGCCATTGGTGGCTTGGTATCCTGATATGGATAGCTATGGTTGCCCCATCTCAAGCATCGTCAGTCATCCTGCGTGTGGCAATTCAAAGGGACGTCAATCAGGTGAAAGTTGGTAGTTCTACCACTGCGGTGATCAAGGATAGTAGTGGTCGTACTCTAGGAGAGTTACCAGCAATGAGTCCTTACTCTGTTCAAGCGGTTCCTGGTGGAATTGCTTTGGATAAGTGGCGCTCTAATCTGTTTTGGGTTGAGCCAACAGGTAAGGGATTCGTCTATATTGGTGATCGCTGGTATCGCGGCAGAACTCTTGTTGTTCCTTCACAAAAAGGTTTATCTGTTGTTAACTGGGTTGCTTTGGACGAATATCTCTACAGCGTTATCGGTGGCGAAATGGACCCCCGGTGGCCCAGTGAAGCTTTGAAAGCTCAGGCGATCGCCGCCCGTACATATGCTCTTTACGAGCGTGAGAAACAGCGCAATAATCCCCTTTATGATTTGGGTGCTTCACCAGATCGTTGGCAAATTTACAAAGGCGTCAGCAGTGAATCTCCTACTACCTACGCTGCAGTTGATGCTACAGCTGGCGAAGTACTGACTTACAAAAATAGAGTTATTCTCTCTGTCTTTCACGCATGTTCTGGCGGACATACTGAAAACTCGGAAGATGTTTGGGGAAGTGCTCAACCATACCTGCGTGCTGTTCCAGATTTTGACCAAAATATCAGAGAATGTAACTGGAGCAGAACTTTTTCCCCGGCAGAAATTAGCACCGCAGTTCCAGAAGTTGGAAATGTCAAGCAAATTATTTCTGGAAGTACATCGCCTTTCGGAAGCGTGAAAGCTTTGAAAATAGTTGGTGACAAGGGTGAGAAAGTGCTAACAGGTGAGGATGTGCGTACAGTTCTTAAGCTAAAAAGCACCCGCTTTACCGTCAGCAATGCGAATGGAAGCTTTACATTAACAGGGCTTGGCTATGGTCATGCTTTAGGCATGAGTCAGTGGGGGGCTTATAATCTAGCATCGCGTGGATACAACCACCTGCAAATTTTGAATTATTATTACAAAGGTGTTGCTTTAGCACCTATTCGGGTTAAGTAG
- a CDS encoding SGNH/GDSL hydrolase family protein: MKKELVTAGFVFLSLSLPLKASAAGFSQFNVFGDSLSDTGNVFTVSGQNSPTGPIPPDPPYFQGRFSNNKIWVDYLGQGIGLTPTLFTNLSTKTPTQGINFAFGGSLSGQDNAFVPGAPGVLKQVDTFLANNQKVDPNALYAVWGGGNDYLFGQNPNPNQTVSNLSNAVGALAQAGAKNILVFNLPDLGKTPIALRTGNTSNLTTLTNAHNAALASALGQLNNNNPSVNLIPVDINSLFNRVIANPGEFGFKDVNTSCVVYDISNNQLLKTCNNPNDYLFFDEVHPTTNAHKLVAETVLAAIRAKSVPESSTVFGLLGLSALGAAAMLKRRQKTVSPEFSSKSNFVTK; the protein is encoded by the coding sequence ATGAAAAAAGAACTCGTAACTGCTGGATTTGTCTTTTTATCTTTGAGTTTACCGCTAAAAGCTTCGGCTGCAGGTTTTAGTCAATTTAACGTATTTGGTGACAGCCTGTCAGATACTGGTAATGTGTTCACTGTTTCTGGGCAAAACTCACCTACAGGCCCCATTCCCCCAGATCCACCTTACTTTCAAGGACGGTTTTCCAATAATAAGATTTGGGTGGACTATCTTGGACAAGGTATAGGATTAACTCCTACATTATTTACTAATCTAAGTACTAAAACTCCAACTCAAGGTATTAACTTTGCCTTCGGAGGTTCTCTCTCTGGTCAAGACAATGCTTTCGTTCCAGGCGCTCCAGGAGTCCTCAAGCAAGTTGACACCTTTTTAGCAAATAACCAGAAGGTAGATCCAAATGCACTCTATGCTGTATGGGGAGGTGGAAATGATTACTTGTTTGGTCAGAATCCTAATCCTAATCAAACAGTTAGTAATTTATCAAATGCAGTAGGAGCACTTGCCCAAGCTGGTGCCAAAAATATTTTGGTCTTCAATTTGCCAGATTTAGGCAAAACTCCAATTGCACTCAGAACTGGAAATACTAGCAATTTAACAACTTTAACAAATGCTCACAATGCAGCATTGGCATCAGCTTTGGGTCAATTGAATAACAACAATCCTAGTGTCAATCTTATCCCTGTTGATATTAATTCTCTGTTTAATAGGGTAATCGCCAATCCAGGGGAATTTGGGTTCAAAGATGTTAACACTTCTTGCGTAGTCTATGACATAAGCAACAACCAATTATTGAAAACCTGTAATAACCCAAATGATTATTTGTTTTTTGATGAAGTTCATCCCACTACAAATGCTCATAAGCTCGTAGCAGAAACAGTGCTAGCGGCTATTAGGGCTAAATCTGTCCCTGAATCTTCAACAGTCTTCGGTTTGTTGGGGCTTAGTGCTTTGGGTGCAGCAGCAATGCTCAAACGCAGACAAAAAACAGTTAGCCCCGAGTTCAGTAGCAAGTCAAATTTTGTCACTAAGTAA
- a CDS encoding chlorophyll a/b binding light-harvesting protein — MTATTATTVTTNGRTEEIPWRAGNARLVNLSGQLLGAHVAHAGLIVLWAGAMTLFEVANFDVTRPMYEQGLILLPNLARLGLGVGEGGQIVDTYPYFVVGVIHLISSAFLGAGGLFHTFVGPKQLETKFPSFGYRWDDANKMTSILGIHLIVLGIGAFLLVAKAMAFGGIYDPLIKSVRLITNPTLDPGVIFGYLFGTHGKLWLASVNNLEDVIGGHIWVGAMCVLGGLWHIRTQPFPWAKNLFVWSGEAYLSYSIGAVSLMAFVATLFVSVNTIVFPTEFYGSTLTLIFDRFPLFASTDGALTSRVWLANAHFWLGFFFLQGHLFHALRAAGYSFTEGKVIASTRGQVK, encoded by the coding sequence ATGACTGCAACAACTGCAACAACAGTAACCACAAATGGAAGAACCGAGGAGATTCCCTGGAGAGCCGGGAATGCCCGTTTAGTTAACCTCTCCGGACAATTACTCGGTGCTCATGTTGCCCATGCAGGGTTGATTGTACTCTGGGCAGGAGCGATGACGTTATTTGAAGTTGCTAATTTCGATGTCACACGCCCAATGTATGAGCAGGGTTTGATTCTACTGCCAAACTTAGCTCGGTTGGGGCTAGGTGTTGGTGAAGGTGGTCAAATTGTAGATACCTACCCGTACTTTGTAGTAGGCGTGATTCATCTGATCAGCTCTGCGTTTTTGGGAGCGGGCGGACTTTTCCATACCTTCGTTGGTCCCAAACAGCTAGAAACAAAATTTCCAAGTTTTGGCTATAGATGGGATGATGCCAACAAAATGACAAGTATTCTTGGCATTCATTTGATCGTGTTGGGGATAGGTGCATTCTTGTTAGTGGCGAAAGCAATGGCTTTTGGGGGAATTTACGACCCACTCATTAAAAGCGTTCGCTTGATTACAAACCCGACTTTAGATCCAGGAGTAATTTTTGGCTATTTATTCGGTACGCATGGCAAGCTTTGGTTAGCGAGTGTCAATAACCTGGAGGATGTGATCGGTGGTCATATTTGGGTTGGTGCCATGTGTGTGTTGGGTGGATTGTGGCATATTCGCACTCAACCATTCCCATGGGCAAAGAACTTATTTGTCTGGTCCGGTGAAGCCTATTTATCCTACAGCATTGGAGCCGTAAGCTTGATGGCATTTGTGGCAACGCTGTTTGTATCGGTAAATACAATAGTATTCCCAACAGAGTTTTATGGATCGACTTTAACATTGATATTCGACCGCTTCCCCCTCTTTGCTAGTACAGATGGAGCATTAACTAGTCGAGTCTGGCTCGCGAATGCTCATTTTTGGTTGGGCTTCTTCTTTTTGCAAGGACATCTGTTCCATGCACTGCGGGCTGCAGGTTACAGCTTCACAGAAGGTAAAGTCATCGCATCCACACGCGGACAGGTGAAATAA
- a CDS encoding chlorophyll a/b binding light-harvesting protein, with product MTSTNVSPLKPLGFSDDPTVAINYVAQSQDPYSWWAGNLRFVNLSGKLLGAHVAHAGLIVLWAGAMTLFELSRFDPNVPMYQQGLILLPHLATLGLGVGAGGQIVDTYPYFVVGILHLISSAVLGAGGIYHAVLGPDKLDEKGFGYRWEDGNKMTTILGIHLVLLGLGALLLVAKAVLFGGLYDPVAQQVRVISNPTLNPAVIFGYLVGFSRDGWTLKGMASVNNLEDVVGGHIWVGTMCILGGIWHINTAPKEWTKGLFVWSGEAYLSYSQAALGYMGFFAAFFVWVNDTVYPSVFYGPVGTTTVDGIITVRTWLMLFHIIFASLLLAGHFWHALRARAIAAGFVFSEMKFDADALFGDIQFSDRAVFEGIVQPYKGDFHLGNLATPVNNSSVSLGWLKNLPIYRDGLSPITCGLEIGMAHGYFLLGPFLKLGPLRDTDIALPAGLASASGLVVILSLCLYSYGISVFGKKQKPVGVLPENLQSKRGWSFFSSGFLVGGIGGVIFAGFILLEVARAGIGS from the coding sequence ATGACATCAACAAATGTAAGTCCTTTGAAACCCCTTGGGTTTTCTGACGATCCAACAGTCGCTATCAACTACGTCGCCCAGTCTCAAGACCCCTATTCTTGGTGGGCTGGAAACCTCCGCTTTGTCAATCTTTCAGGTAAACTCCTGGGTGCCCATGTTGCCCACGCTGGATTGATTGTGCTGTGGGCAGGTGCAATGACCTTGTTTGAACTATCCCGTTTCGATCCAAATGTACCAATGTACCAACAGGGGTTAATTTTGTTACCCCATCTCGCAACATTAGGTTTGGGTGTTGGTGCAGGCGGTCAAATAGTCGATACTTATCCCTATTTTGTAGTTGGGATTTTGCATTTGATTAGTTCTGCTGTGTTAGGAGCAGGTGGTATTTACCATGCGGTGCTAGGTCCAGATAAGTTAGATGAGAAGGGTTTTGGTTACCGTTGGGAAGATGGTAACAAAATGACGACGATTCTCGGTATCCACTTAGTACTACTGGGTTTAGGAGCGCTGTTATTAGTTGCCAAAGCTGTGTTGTTTGGTGGATTGTACGATCCAGTCGCCCAGCAAGTCCGGGTAATTTCCAACCCAACCTTGAATCCAGCGGTGATTTTTGGCTATTTAGTTGGCTTTAGTCGTGATGGCTGGACACTCAAGGGAATGGCTAGTGTTAATAACCTAGAAGATGTGGTTGGTGGTCACATCTGGGTTGGAACAATGTGTATCTTGGGCGGAATCTGGCATATCAACACCGCACCAAAGGAATGGACGAAAGGGTTATTTGTTTGGTCGGGTGAAGCATATTTATCCTATAGTCAAGCGGCTCTTGGTTATATGGGATTCTTTGCTGCCTTTTTCGTTTGGGTAAATGACACCGTTTATCCAAGTGTGTTTTATGGTCCGGTTGGAACGACAACTGTAGACGGGATTATCACTGTCCGTACCTGGTTGATGTTGTTCCATATTATCTTTGCAAGCTTGTTGCTAGCGGGACATTTTTGGCACGCCCTGAGAGCAAGAGCGATCGCTGCTGGATTTGTATTCAGCGAGATGAAATTTGATGCTGATGCTTTGTTTGGAGATATTCAATTTAGCGATCGCGCCGTGTTTGAAGGGATTGTACAGCCCTACAAAGGCGACTTTCATTTAGGAAACTTGGCTACTCCCGTCAACAACAGCAGTGTCAGCCTCGGTTGGCTCAAAAATTTACCGATTTACCGTGATGGGTTGTCACCAATTACATGCGGGTTAGAGATTGGTATGGCGCACGGTTATTTCTTGCTGGGTCCGTTCTTGAAACTTGGTCCCCTGCGCGATACAGACATTGCACTTCCAGCCGGATTAGCCTCTGCATCCGGGTTAGTGGTGATTTTAAGTCTTTGCCTGTATTCTTACGGTATTTCTGTGTTTGGCAAAAAACAAAAACCCGTTGGGGTTTTACCTGAGAACCTCCAAAGCAAAAGGGGTTGGAGCTTCTTTTCTTCTGGCTTTCTCGTTGGTGGGATCGGAGGTGTGATTTTTGCTGGCTTCATCCTACTTGAAGTTGCACGAGCAGGTATTGGTTCGTAA
- a CDS encoding phycobilisome rod-core linker polypeptide: MTISLLSYPLSSQNQRVNGYEVPGDEQPRVYTTDNLPKGTEVDEIIRAAYRQVFNEQQQIASHRQIALESQLHANQITVRDFIRGLVLSDSFRRLNYETNNNYRFVEMSIQRLLGRNVYDNREKLAWSIVLATKGLRGFIDELLNSEEYLNNFGFSTVPYQRRRILPQRSQGELPFARMARYDDHYLKQMRKIGQLRPFYYGVADKSASVYRKVIFAVPILALAMLFLTLIAVATPK; the protein is encoded by the coding sequence ATGACTATTTCCCTTCTGAGTTATCCATTATCGAGCCAGAATCAACGTGTAAATGGCTATGAAGTTCCGGGTGATGAACAACCTAGGGTATATACTACAGATAATTTGCCCAAAGGTACGGAAGTAGATGAAATTATCCGGGCAGCATATCGGCAAGTTTTCAATGAGCAACAACAGATTGCAAGCCATCGCCAAATTGCTTTGGAATCTCAACTTCACGCCAATCAAATTACTGTGCGAGACTTTATTCGAGGGTTAGTTTTATCTGATTCTTTTCGTCGCTTGAACTACGAGACAAACAATAACTACCGCTTTGTTGAAATGTCCATTCAGCGTTTGTTGGGACGAAATGTGTATGACAACCGTGAAAAATTAGCTTGGTCAATTGTTTTAGCAACCAAGGGACTGCGGGGTTTTATTGATGAGTTATTAAACAGCGAAGAATATTTGAATAACTTTGGGTTTTCTACAGTTCCTTATCAACGACGACGGATTTTACCGCAGCGATCGCAAGGCGAACTTCCCTTTGCCCGTATGGCACGCTACGATGATCATTACCTGAAGCAAATGCGAAAAATCGGTCAACTACGACCTTTTTATTATGGCGTGGCAGATAAAAGTGCTTCTGTTTATCGAAAGGTGATATTTGCAGTTCCAATTCTTGCACTTGCTATGTTATTTTTGACGTTGATAGCTGTTGCGACTCCTAAATAA